In Carya illinoinensis cultivar Pawnee chromosome 7, C.illinoinensisPawnee_v1, whole genome shotgun sequence, the following are encoded in one genomic region:
- the LOC122316993 gene encoding D-amino-acid transaminase, chloroplastic, protein MPSLLASMVSLPASTKTASENPHVLSKLHDHSHKSNVISRNISFSGLGFFNSQHKPQREIRILGSSNHNEALVDSTAPILDVPLLSCLEAIERLKTSRETQKGKQKFLAMYSSVFGGITTDPAAMVIPIDDHMVHRGHGVFDTAAIMDGYLYELDQHLDRILRSASMAKIELPYDRERIRRILIQTVSASKCRKGSLRYWLSAGPGDFQLSPSGCNQPALYAVVIQDQTPFDSKGIKVITSSVPIKPPQFATMKSVNYLPNVLSRMEAEENDAYAAIWLDGEGIVAEGPNMNVAFVTKDKELLMPNFDNILSGCTAKRVLTLANELVREGKLQGVKVRNVTVDEGKKSNEMMLIGSGVLVRPVIQWDEQVIGDGKEGPVALNLLSLIIEDMKSGPPTVRVPVPY, encoded by the exons ATGCCCTCTCTGCTCGCTTCCATGGTTTCTCTACCAGCTTCCACCAAAACCGCCTCAGAAAACCCACACGTTCTCTCAAAGCTCCATGATCATTCGCATAAGTCAAACGTGATTTcccgaaatatttcattttcggGACTCGGGTTTTTTAATTCACAGCATAAGCCACAAAGAGAAATCAGAATTTTGGGAAGTTCTAATCACAACGAAGCTTTGGTTG ATTCTACAGCTCCGATATTGGATGTTCCACTATTGTCTTGTTTAGAG GCTATTGAAAGGCTAAAAACAAGCCGAGAAACTCAAAAGGGCAAGCAGAAATTCCTAGCCATGTACTCGAGCGTTTTTGGTGGAATAACGACAGATCCAGCAGCTATGGTGATCCCCATTGATGATCACATGGTCCACAGAGGGCACGGTGTTTTTGATACTGCAGCCATAATGGACGG ATACCTCTACGAGCTGGACCAACACCTTGACCGGATTTTAAGGTCTGCATCCATGGCCAAAATTGAACTCCCATATGATCGCGAAAGGATAAGAAGAATACTGATACAAACTGTgagtgcttccaagtgtagaaaaGGATCTTTGAGATACTGGCTCTCTGCAGGACCGGGCGATTTCCAACTATCCCCATCTGGCTGCAATCAACCAGCTCTTTATGCTGTTGTAATCCAAGATCAAACACCATTTGATTCAAAGGGCATTAAAGTAATAACTTCATCAGTCCCGATTAAACCCCCACAATTTGCTACCATGAAAAGTGTGAATTACCTTCCAAATGTGCTTTCAAGGATGGAGGCAGAGGAAAATGATGCATATGCAGCTATTTGGTTAGATGGTGAAGGGATAGTTGCTGAAGGGCCTAACATGAACGTGGCTTTTGTTACAAAAGACAAGGAACTTCTCATGCCTAACTTTGACAACATTCTAAGTGGGTGCACAGCTAAGAGGGTATTGACTCTTGCGAATGAACTGGTTAGGGAGGGTAAGCTTCAAGGAGTAAAAGTAAGAAATGTGACTGTAGATGAAGGGAAGAAATCCAATGAGATGATGCTCATTGGCAGTGGAGTTCTTGTTCGGCCTGTAATCCAGTGGGATGAGCAGGTCATTGGTGATG GCAAAGAAGGTCCTGTGGCTCTCAATCTCTTGAGTCTCATCATTGAGGACATGAAATCTGGTCCCCCTACTGTCCGAGTTCCTGTTCCCTACTAA